Proteins encoded in a region of the Quercus lobata isolate SW786 chromosome 8, ValleyOak3.0 Primary Assembly, whole genome shotgun sequence genome:
- the LOC115957468 gene encoding mannose-1-phosphate guanylyltransferase 1: protein MKALILVGGFGTRLRPLTLSFPKPLVDFANKPMILHQIEALKAIGVSEVVLAINYQPEVMLNFLKDFETKLGIKITCSQETEPLGTAGPLALARDKLLDDSGEPFFVLNSDVISEYPLKEMIAFHKSHGGEASIMVTKVDEPSKYGVVVMEQSTGKVEKFVEKPKLFVGNKINAGIYLLNPSVLDRIELRPTSIEKEVFPKIAAENKLYAMVLPGFWMDIGQPRDYITGLRLYLDSLRKNSPSKLANGPHIVGNVIVDETAKIGEGCLIGPDVAIGPGCVVESGVRLSRCTVMRGVRIKKHACISSSIIGWHSTVGQWARVENMTILGEDVHVCDEIYSNGGVVLPHKEIKASILKPEIVM from the exons ATGAAGGCACTTATTCTCGTTGGAGGGTTTGGAACAAGGTTGAGGCCATTGACACTTAGTTTCCCTAAGCCTCTTGTTGATTTCGCTAACAAACCTATGATCCTTCATCAG ATAGAGGCTCTTAAGGCTATTGGAGTCAGTGAAGTGGTTTTGGCTATCAATTACCAACCAGAG GTAATGTTGAACTTCTTGAAGGATTTTGAAACAAAGCTTGGGATCAAGATCACATGCTCACAAGAGACTGAGCCACTCGGCACTGCTGGTCCTCTTGCTCTTGCTAGGGACAAACTACTAGATGATTCTGGTGAGCCATTTTTTGTTCTCAACAGTGATGTTATTAGTGAATATCCTCTTAAGGAAATGATTGCATTCCACAAGTCCCATGGAGGAGAAGCTTCAATAATGGTGACCAAG GTGGATGagccatcaaaatatggtgtgGTGGTTATGGAACAATCTACTGGAAAAGTTGAGAAATTTGTAGAGAAGCCAAAATTATTTGTTGGTAACAAAATAAATGCTGGAATTTACTTGTTGAACCCCTCAGTTCTTGATCGAATTGAACTGAGGCCCACCTCAATTGAGAAAGAGGTCTTCCCAAAAATTGCAGCAGAGAACAAGCTCTATGCTATGGTGCTACCAGGGTTTTGGATGGACATTGGACAACCGAGGGATTACATTACAGGGCTGAGACTCTACCTAGACTCATTGAGAAAGAATTCTCCATCAAAGTTGGCCAATGGCCCCCACATTGTGGGAAATGTTATAGTGGATGAGACTGCCAAAATTGGCGAGGGATGTCTGATTGGGCCCGATGTTGCCATTGGCCCCGGTTGTGTTGTTGAGTCGGGAGTTAGGCTCTCTCGCTGCACGGTAATGCGGGGAGTCCGCATCAAGAAGCATGCTTGCATTTCCAGCAGCATCATTGGCTGGCACTCCACTGTTGGGCAATGGGCCCGTGTGGAGAACATGACCATTCTTGGTGAAGATGTACATGTGTGTGATGAAATTTACAGTAATGGTGGTGTGGTTTTGCCCCACAAAGAGATCAAAGCAAGCATTTTGAAGCCAGAGATTGTAATGTGA